The genomic stretch gtaaaactgattttttttatttctggcttaagtgtctccttaacattgaggctgaatcacctcagaaatcagcagaaatgctgcaggacccatgttTGCGTTTGGAAAAAAAagctcatcgctctggtgtgatccatcccaaatACATTACACTTTTTGAAGCGCTGGTGTTTGTAAAAGCGCTCAGaatcgctcttggtgtgcaccagccctaacaaaaaaatgtttttctataaaggttattatgctgttgcgtatctgttaaagcagagaggaagttctgagatcaggtccgctttaaacaggctctccaaatacatacagggtgcatttctttagggttttcttctgtcctgtgcaagagttcagctccactttaaccaATTTTGACTGGAAACTGATCAGGTGGCCATCTTACAATATTGATTGTTTTCCAATCCAATAAAATTATTGGATCGAAAAGTCGATCGGCCCCGCAAAATCAAATGATGTACAGGAACCCTATTCCTATAAATTGCAAACATCCTCTGACGCTCTATAACTAACACACAAGTCGTATATTTATGGCCTCCTGTGTGGGGACAATGGTTACATCTACACACTTTACACCAGATAGATACAATGACTCACTGTCAGCCTGGGTCCCACGAGTGGCCTTCAGTAGCCCAGCATGATCACGCCTTGTACTCAGTGCGACTTGGCTAATAGGTGTCCCGGCGCTGACCCCCACCACGGCGCTCTCCGACACTCTTGTGCTGGCTCTGTCGGGCCTCGTTACTTCCTTGCCGTTATTTCCTGGTAATACGCCGCTGCTTGTCTGACCTGAAGTTCCTGACGTCGTGCTGCGTTCGTGTCGCTCAGCCAGTGGTGCCCTGGTGGTACAAGCCTGGGTTGTAAGGGTCTCTATACCACCATCAGACACCAGGCTAGGAGGGCTCATAGATGTGGCTGGTAGCGGGGTGGTGCCACTGTCCTCAGTCAAGGGCGAATCTGTGACGTCCTCTTTATCTGTAGCATTCTGTTTATCGGAGTAACCCGTAGTAGTGCCCCCTGGTGGTGAAGTGCTCCTTGCCTCCTTTGGGGCCAAAGTCATAGAGATGTTACCCCCAGTCAGGACATTGATCAAGGCTGGTGAGAGGGGGGATCTGGCGTCCTCCATGACTGACGTTTCCTGGGTAACATTCTGTGTCCACACCAGAACAAAACctacaaaaataaaaagtttattcATTCTTAGCGTTTAATAATTTTAACAGAAATCTGGaggattttttttagaacctattCATTCAGCACTAATCTGAAATATAGTTTATATTATCCATGAATATTTAATTTATACCAGGTGAAATCAGCAGGTGGCAGTACAAACAACTGGAAATTCCTTTTATTAGCATGCGATATGTTTTAGCTAAAGGCGGTAGAGTAGAAAAAGAAAAGTAGCATGGCATATGTAGAACTAGTTACTAAATATGTTTTCAGAAGCAAAGTATCAACGACACTCAGCTGCCTTCCTCCAGGACGATGTTGTGCGGAAAAGTAAGACTTCATAAACTTACACAGTACCATGCACACGTTTTAGCTGCTTGCGAAAAAATGTTGTAAAGATAATTATCCATTATGCATTATCATTTGGGGGTGATGATGGGTTCCAAATTCATTCTGCAGCAGAATAGAAAGAACCAGGAGTAATAGAGATGGTATGGTCCCACAGATGTCCCATAGAAGTCCTACAGAGGACCCACAGAGGTCCAAGTCTAGCAGAGGACCCACGGTGGTCCAAGTCCTACAAAGGACCCACAGAAGTCCAACATAGGTCAAAGGTTCACAGAGGTCCCACAGAAAGCCCACAGAGGTCCTACAGAGGCTTATGCGCAGCAGGGCCACCATGTGAGTTGATGCCAGGTGGTTCCGATGGTAAAAATATTGGTTATTTACATTATTCATGAAGGCAAAAAATGAGAGCCAGGAAACTATAGATctttaagcttaacatcagtagtGTGTCCATTGAAGGTATCCTAAGGGATGCTATACAAAATGATGTAGCATATTATttcagttagggctggttcagacggacgtttggaggcgtcgcgtttgttggcgttgcgttcgtgatgcgttcaggctttcagcagcgttcacattgcgtttggatgcggttgcgtttttcttcccctagggggacattacccgtcgcggttaaccacccctgggggctccttgaacgccagtgaaaatcgggacccgaacgccgcatttgtgcaaacgcgcgtaaaagcttggtacaaacgctcccattcacttgaatgggagcgtttaacgccaagccccgaacgctggcagtaaaggctctgcaaacgtccgtctgaaccagcccttagacagcATGgtgttactaaagacaggtcctgtctcaccaacatgcccagCTTTTATGAGAAAAGGTGAATGAAAATTTCGATcttgggaaagctatagatgtagtgtacttggactttttcaaaggcttttgacactgttcctCACAATAGCCTGGTACAGAagttgaggatacagggactaggagaaaatgtgtgtatgtggatagagaactagttaaagggaacctaaactgagaaggatgtggatttttccttttaaaataataccagttgcctggcagccctgctgatcctgtgtctctaatacttttagccacagcccctcaacaagcatgcagatcaggtgctctgactgaagccagactggattagctgcatgcttgtttcaggtgtctgattcacccactgctgcagccaaagagatcagcaggactgccaggcaaccagtattgtttaaaaggtaatatccatatccctctcagttaaggttctctttaagggatagaaggcaaagagtggtggtaaatggaacatactcaaaatgggaaactgttagcagtggggtaccgcaGGGTTCAGTACTTGGTCCTAttcttttcaatttatttttaatgatttagTAGTCAGAATACAGAGTAATGCAGCCATTTTTGCAGTTAATACAAAttcatgcagaattatcaacagtAATAAGGGATAATGATATTTCAGCAAGATCTTAACAGCATGGGCATATGGGTAGGCACGTGGCAGATGAAatgtaatgttgataaatgtaaagtcatgcacctttgAAGTATCAATGGTAGATCACCATATAAAATAactggcatacagctgggaacaccAGACTTGGAGAgggacttaggaatactggttgataacaagttaggtaatcgtatacaatgccaagcagcagtagctaaagcaaatgaaattctgggatgcataaaatgggaaataatATTTTGAGATGCTAGTTTACTACTCTCTCTGTACAAATCACttctgaggccacatctggagtatgggataatgcggggggaggggacatgatgcagggggaggggcacacactactctctctgtataaatcattccacatctggagtatgaaatacggttttgggcaccacactatagaaaggacattgaccttctggaatgggtacaaagacgggcaattaaattaatcagagggatggaagatctgacttaccaagaaaggctggacaaactgggcttatttagcttggaaaaaaggcgactgagaggtgacctgatgaacatgtataaatacattagagggcaatgcagatgagctttttgtcccttggatgtacaacggacaaggggacatgacacacatctgtgtatggaggaaaaaagtttttgccatctatttagaaaaggATCCTACACAGAAAGAGTGGTtcaaatctggaacatcttacctcaggaagtagttacgacaaactctaggggcttgattcacaaaagagtgctaactgttagcacggccgttttttaattaaatgttttcgtgagaaatcgttatcgttttcgAATCTTCGCGTGAAATCGCTACCGTTTTCGcgagaaaattcgcgtttgcgcgcaaaaactaTAATGATTTAGTGCAAAAACGTTTAATTGTGCACGAACGTGAAAATTTGCACggaaaatggccgtgctaacagttagcactcttttgtgaatcaagccctatatctgcatttaaagtgggCTTGAGTAAATACCCTGCATTGAAGGCCATCCACTGCTATAATTACCAGGTAATTCCCaccagagttgatccagggatttatctgaccgccatctggagtcggaaaggaatttttttcctttgaaagctAATTGGCACAGgccttgtaagtttttttttttgcctacccctggatcaactgtggatatgtgcgggttcaggatggtcttttttttttttttttttttttttttcccttgtggttgaatttgagatttgagagAGGCAGATTTCTTTTTGTCTCTTTGCAACCAAATTATGTTACTATTACCGGTATTTTACTATAGATTGACCTGGCCAGtggggtagctaaggagctgtgggccccagtgcaagttgtgcattgggcagccccaagcactctatacataactaaTAATACggtgcatcaaaacctgccagggacagtcacagtgtcagaggtgcaagaaggggatggggagcagtttgttaatgatcactaccagggccggcccgtcactttttgccgcctgaggcaaatgtggcagagctgctgctgccgccgcccccccgtccgggggggggggcgccgagccggaggggtagcgggcaggtcgggggtattgtgcctagcggtggggaggggggtcggacaccccccctccttcgcctgggtcccccgatctgcgctcccctccagcctgtaattagtaagctgctgtcagatcgtaagaggcacgggcggggaggactcaccttttccgcgttccatcgtgcgctccattgacgtcacttcctgcatcgccgtccacttacaatacagtgggcggcgatgcaggaagtgacgtcagtggagcgctcgctggaacgcggaaaaggtgagtcctccccgcccgtgcctcttacgatctggcagcagcttactaattacaggctggaggggagcgcagatcgggggacccaggcgagggagggggggtgtaagaaatacgatattgctgaaaatattgcatcaacaatgggatattaataaagacaacaataccgatttctcgtacgttctaggtggtcgtttggcaaaggaatacacatcaacaacagtataaataaagtttatattgcaagTGGTATTTGCGGTACAGGTACTGAATACTGATGAACCACAGAAAACAACATGTACAGAGCACTCCAACCATATAAACACATAAAGCTTAGGAAACAATGCCCACGATGTATACATTAATATATAACATTAGTGCAGCTTCCCAATATATCTTCTAAATACAGCCCACAATGCGCAGATACAGCTTACCTAGCCATGGTTTCCCGCTAACAGCCTCACCAGCCCATTCCAGCCAAAGACCCCCCCTCACAGCACATGGTCAAGgacaatataccccttgactccaccccctcaccataCATCATTTCCCTGTGAGAAGGCtcagtgtgattggctgaaaggatgcagatttTAAACTTTATCCCCGCCCAGGGTCAGTTagcaggaagtgaagtcttttGTCTTAGAAACATGTGCCTTAAGAATGGATTTTCAAACAGTCCAATTCTTacagggggtccgacccccctccccaccgctaggcacaatacccccga from Hyperolius riggenbachi isolate aHypRig1 chromosome 5, aHypRig1.pri, whole genome shotgun sequence encodes the following:
- the LOC137519239 gene encoding serine-rich adhesin for platelets-like, whose protein sequence is MTDQRRLNPLTLLLPPLLCYGFVLVWTQNVTQETSVMEDARSPLSPALINVLTGGNISMTLAPKEARSTSPPGGTTTGYSDKQNATDKEDVTDSPLTEDSGTTPLPATSMSPPSLVSDGGIETLTTQACTTRAPLAERHERSTTSGTSGQTSSGVLPGNNGKEVTRPDRASTRVSESAVVGVSAGTPISQVALSTRRDHAGLLKATRGTQADNKMSWRVTIQSSLSREEAFAAFFGKTCDMIFKKALMKNTMIIWGPERLQMMCP